A stretch of the Thiomicrorhabdus indica genome encodes the following:
- a CDS encoding c-type cytochrome produces MKIKALLIATGLSVLGMSSAMASPNMPHSEPWTMSEWLEAKNNMPEGDIIRGEKLANDGYCYSCHGVGGNNPTQATPSLAGQNATYTYKMLKDYQSGRFIVDHKSDVMVNLVKIYNDQDLADMAAYFAAQERPYAQYIEKEVDVAPEIVRLVAKGDTSRMIVPCASCHGAHGEGGMNETPALTNLSPRMFIRHMEAYRDGTRHNDVMSGMAQFARDLTDEEIQQLADYYAQLKPRGVE; encoded by the coding sequence ATGAAAATTAAGGCTTTATTAATCGCCACTGGCTTAAGTGTTCTAGGAATGAGTTCAGCCATGGCAAGCCCAAATATGCCGCACTCTGAGCCTTGGACAATGTCTGAATGGCTTGAGGCGAAAAACAACATGCCAGAAGGCGATATTATTCGCGGTGAAAAACTAGCCAATGACGGTTATTGCTATAGCTGTCACGGTGTCGGTGGCAATAATCCAACCCAAGCCACGCCGAGTCTGGCTGGACAAAATGCGACTTACACCTACAAAATGTTAAAAGACTATCAGTCTGGACGCTTTATTGTGGATCACAAATCCGATGTCATGGTCAACCTGGTCAAAATTTACAATGACCAAGATCTTGCTGACATGGCCGCTTATTTTGCAGCACAAGAACGACCTTATGCGCAATACATCGAAAAAGAAGTCGATGTCGCACCTGAGATTGTTCGTTTAGTGGCTAAGGGTGATACTTCACGTATGATTGTGCCTTGCGCTTCTTGTCACGGTGCTCATGGTGAAGGCGGCATGAATGAAACCCCTGCGCTCACCAACCTGAGTCCACGTATGTTTATTCGACATATGGAAGCTTATCGCGACGGTACTCGTCACAATGATGTGATGTCAGGTATGGCTCAGTTTGCTAGGGATCTTACCGATGAAGAGATCCAACAGCTGGCTGACTACTACGCACAGCTCAAACCTAGAGGAGTGGAATAA
- a CDS encoding plasma-membrane proton-efflux P-type ATPase: MHQKTDRFAKQPIESTIQTLQTNIDSGLSSDDVQSRQKKYGLNEILAPEEGVLKRFFKRFWGPIPWMIEIAAILSALADKWEDFTIILVMLLVNALLDFLQEHRALNALKVLKNTLEAQSMVLRDGVYQQVASKYLVPGDIIELKMGDLIPADVQLISGDYLLIDESALTGESLPVSKQATDVAYANTLVRQGQMLAVVLNTGAQTRFQSVVALITRAQHKETSHFQKMVIHIGHFLIALTLIMASIIVLVSLNRGDPLTEILQFVLVLSVASIPVALPAVLSVTMAVGAMNLAKRQAIVSKLTAIEELAGVDVFCSDKTGTLTQNRMQISEPIVAEGFDLFSLMQNALAASKRENNDPIELPLFEYAQQNLESTAFEFKQTHFTPFNPNEKFSTGTYHVDGNGEAQTFTAFKGAPQVIFKMCNLTPEGYAQMTQKVSTLAAQGYRTLAVARKGELQMELLGLLPFYDPPREDSQQTIEQMIGHGVQVKMITGDNLAIAEEIGRLLGLEGKGLQASKLTGGGGQTLLELAQVLTQAIYQNLDQEVTRVEASRFAQKVMEQVTHLYDTSVLDREFIYQHESAIVQLIEETEIFAEVIPEDKYKIVSTLQQGGHMVGMTGDGVNDAPALKKADCGIAVSGATDVARASADIILTQPGLSVINEAIVQSRETFKRMQTYATFRITETIRLILFITLAVVIFNFYPISAIMVILLALLNDLPILAIAYDNVRSNGTPVRWNMRRLLTLSTIIGISGVVSSFLLFYILEIQGLPQETIQSLIFLKLLIAGHFTLWILRSDGWFWERPFPSKYLFWSIVGTQIAGTLFAVYGIFIAPIGWEMAGWIWLYATVWMFINDAVKITAVKVLNRYQRTDLKGIRL; encoded by the coding sequence ATGCATCAAAAAACCGATCGATTTGCCAAACAACCGATTGAATCGACCATTCAAACATTACAGACCAATATTGATTCTGGGTTATCCAGTGACGATGTGCAATCTCGTCAAAAAAAATATGGTCTCAATGAAATTCTGGCACCAGAAGAAGGCGTGCTAAAGCGCTTCTTTAAACGTTTCTGGGGGCCGATTCCTTGGATGATTGAAATCGCAGCCATTTTGTCAGCGTTGGCCGATAAATGGGAAGATTTCACAATTATTTTAGTGATGTTACTCGTGAATGCGCTGTTAGACTTTCTGCAAGAACATCGAGCTCTAAATGCATTGAAGGTTTTAAAAAATACGCTTGAAGCGCAATCCATGGTATTACGCGATGGCGTTTATCAACAAGTTGCCAGTAAATATCTGGTGCCAGGCGATATTATTGAGTTGAAGATGGGAGATCTTATCCCTGCTGATGTTCAGTTGATTTCAGGGGATTATTTACTGATTGATGAGTCTGCATTAACGGGAGAATCCTTACCTGTTAGCAAACAAGCGACTGATGTTGCCTACGCCAATACACTTGTTCGGCAAGGCCAAATGCTTGCAGTTGTGCTTAATACCGGGGCGCAAACCCGTTTTCAATCAGTCGTTGCCTTGATTACTCGTGCTCAACATAAAGAAACCAGTCACTTCCAAAAGATGGTCATTCATATTGGCCACTTTCTAATTGCCCTGACATTGATTATGGCCAGTATTATTGTACTGGTCTCCTTGAATCGCGGTGATCCATTAACTGAAATCTTACAATTTGTCTTAGTTCTTTCTGTTGCTTCGATACCGGTTGCGCTTCCTGCTGTTCTGTCCGTCACCATGGCCGTCGGAGCCATGAATTTGGCAAAACGCCAAGCCATCGTCTCTAAACTTACAGCCATTGAGGAGTTGGCTGGAGTAGATGTTTTTTGTTCAGATAAAACAGGGACTTTAACGCAAAATCGTATGCAAATATCAGAACCGATTGTGGCTGAGGGGTTCGATTTATTTTCATTAATGCAAAATGCCTTGGCCGCCTCTAAGCGCGAAAATAACGACCCGATTGAACTGCCATTATTTGAGTATGCGCAGCAAAATTTAGAGTCAACGGCATTTGAATTCAAGCAAACGCATTTCACACCTTTTAATCCCAACGAAAAGTTTTCAACAGGCACTTATCACGTTGATGGTAACGGTGAGGCGCAAACTTTTACCGCTTTTAAAGGGGCGCCACAGGTTATTTTTAAAATGTGCAATTTGACGCCAGAGGGTTATGCGCAAATGACGCAAAAAGTGAGCACTCTGGCTGCACAAGGTTATCGAACCTTAGCGGTGGCTCGTAAAGGCGAGTTGCAGATGGAGTTACTTGGATTATTGCCTTTTTATGATCCTCCACGAGAGGATTCGCAGCAAACGATTGAACAGATGATAGGACATGGTGTTCAAGTCAAAATGATAACTGGCGACAATCTGGCAATAGCAGAAGAAATCGGCCGTTTATTAGGGTTGGAAGGCAAGGGATTACAAGCCTCTAAGCTAACGGGGGGAGGAGGTCAAACCTTACTTGAACTTGCGCAAGTATTAACTCAGGCGATTTATCAAAACCTTGATCAAGAGGTAACTCGCGTTGAAGCGAGCCGATTTGCGCAGAAGGTAATGGAACAAGTTACCCATCTTTATGATACTTCGGTCTTAGATCGTGAATTCATTTATCAACATGAATCAGCAATTGTACAGCTAATAGAAGAAACCGAAATTTTTGCCGAGGTGATTCCTGAGGATAAATATAAAATTGTCTCGACCTTGCAGCAGGGCGGACACATGGTCGGTATGACCGGCGATGGTGTCAATGATGCGCCAGCATTGAAAAAAGCCGATTGTGGAATCGCGGTGTCCGGCGCAACGGATGTTGCCAGAGCCTCCGCAGATATTATTCTGACTCAACCGGGATTGTCGGTGATCAATGAGGCAATCGTACAATCTCGAGAAACCTTTAAACGAATGCAGACCTATGCGACGTTTCGAATTACAGAAACCATTCGTTTGATTTTGTTTATTACCCTAGCAGTGGTGATTTTTAATTTTTATCCCATTTCGGCGATTATGGTGATTTTATTGGCGTTGCTCAATGATTTGCCGATTTTAGCAATCGCTTATGACAATGTACGCAGCAACGGCACACCGGTTCGTTGGAATATGAGGCGACTGTTGACTCTCTCCACCATCATTGGGATTTCTGGAGTGGTTTCTTCTTTCTTATTGTTCTATATTTTAGAGATACAAGGTCTGCCTCAAGAAACGATTCAGAGTTTGATTTTTTTGAAGTTGCTTATAGCGGGACATTTTACTCTCTGGATTCTGCGAAGTGATGGGTGGTTTTGGGAGCGCCCATTTCCATCGAAGTATCTGTTTTGGAGCATTGTGGGGACGCAGATAGCCGGCACCCTTTTTGCCGTTTATGGCATCTTTATTGCACCTATTGGCTGGGAAATGGCCGGTTGGATTTGGTTGTATGCGACGGTTTGGATGTTCATCAATGATGCCGTCAAAATAACCGCGGTAAAAGTTTTGAACCGCTATCAAAGAACTGATCTTAAAGGAATTCGCTTGTGA
- a CDS encoding 3-phosphoglycerate dehydrogenase family protein, which yields MKICLMNHFSDKMHPQLQSQGYEVVSENQCDLASSEIEAILLRSKNLHNLSLPKGLLAVARAGAGVNNIPVERMSEQGIAVFNAPGANANAVAEMVLTAILMQVRHVEPALEFTGRLDSHSENLAQQVESEKSQFQGRELQGLKLGIIGLGAIGVLLANKAVALGMKVFGFDPHISVENAWRLSSEVIHKSSLTALLNDCEALSIHVPYMEATHHLLNQEKLALLPAGSFVLNFSRDEVVDRQAVLSALEKEQLSAYITDFPESALLQHDKVMCFPHIGASTKEAQENASTQVIHSLDAFLKRGEIRYSVNLPELPAGEIPNGCSRLLVIHQNRVGMIAQITDCIEEAEENIIEMNNRSREALAVTLIDLQSDKNQELLSEVERLEAVLSVRYC from the coding sequence GTGAAAATTTGCTTAATGAATCATTTTTCGGACAAGATGCACCCTCAGTTGCAATCTCAGGGTTATGAGGTTGTTTCCGAGAATCAATGTGACTTGGCCAGTTCTGAGATTGAGGCGATTTTACTCCGTTCAAAAAATCTTCACAATTTATCCTTGCCCAAAGGATTGTTGGCTGTAGCACGTGCTGGAGCTGGGGTAAATAATATCCCTGTCGAGCGGATGAGTGAACAAGGGATTGCGGTTTTTAATGCACCTGGAGCGAATGCCAATGCGGTAGCAGAGATGGTTTTGACTGCAATTCTAATGCAAGTTAGACATGTTGAACCAGCGTTAGAGTTTACCGGCCGGTTAGATTCCCATTCGGAAAATTTAGCGCAACAGGTTGAGTCTGAAAAATCCCAGTTCCAAGGGCGAGAGTTACAAGGTTTAAAACTTGGGATTATTGGTTTAGGTGCGATTGGAGTTTTGCTTGCTAATAAAGCCGTCGCATTGGGAATGAAGGTTTTTGGTTTTGATCCACATATTTCGGTTGAAAATGCATGGCGACTGTCTTCTGAAGTGATTCATAAATCCAGTTTGACGGCTTTGTTAAATGATTGTGAAGCGCTATCGATTCATGTGCCTTATATGGAAGCAACTCATCATCTATTGAATCAGGAAAAACTCGCTCTGTTACCGGCCGGTAGTTTTGTGTTGAATTTTTCCAGAGATGAAGTAGTCGACCGGCAAGCTGTTTTATCGGCTTTGGAAAAGGAACAATTAAGTGCTTATATTACAGATTTTCCTGAAAGTGCACTTTTGCAACATGACAAAGTTATGTGCTTCCCTCATATAGGTGCATCGACCAAAGAGGCGCAAGAAAATGCTTCCACACAAGTGATTCATTCATTGGATGCATTTTTAAAACGAGGTGAGATTCGTTATTCAGTTAATTTACCAGAGTTACCGGCCGGTGAGATTCCAAACGGTTGCAGTCGACTGCTCGTAATTCACCAAAATAGGGTGGGGATGATTGCGCAAATTACCGATTGTATCGAAGAGGCAGAAGAAAATATTATAGAAATGAATAACCGTTCAAGAGAAGCGCTTGCAGTGACTTTGATTGATTTACAGTCGGATAAAAACCAAGAGTTGCTCTCGGAGGTTGAACGTTTAGAGGCGGTTTTATCGGTGCGCTACTGTTAA
- a CDS encoding FAD-dependent oxidoreductase: MSNFTRRELIKYMGAAGLTTGLFGASKAAFAKTAPHIVIVGGGVGGVSAAKYLRILDKNVKITIIEPNKEYVFCPGSNEVLNDFVSIDELTMTYDAFKKRYAVNLIEDKATDIDYTGKRVKTAQNGYIKYDKLIVSPGPSYDCEAVEGYSKELADGDFPHAWKAGPQTLKLREQIHSMKQGGVVAISSPPMPYRCPPAPYERASFIAEWLSHHNPTAKVLILDSKNSFTFRKHYIDYWTKRRGFGTKDAMVEWIPMEQGGKVTQLDVGNHALVTADGERIKADVINIIPNHSAAQFTKDTGLTQGQTFVPIDPIDYRSVVDKDVYVVGDTTESSPMVKTGYLASNHSKAVAQSIVNEFAGKPPVQPLYTNNCVALTGEDYGMTITDTFRVQNGKIVKQYGHQSTELDNDGLHHIRASLAMNWQRAFRRDMFE; the protein is encoded by the coding sequence ATGAGTAATTTTACACGCCGCGAATTAATTAAATACATGGGTGCAGCCGGCCTAACAACTGGGCTATTTGGTGCATCAAAAGCGGCTTTTGCAAAAACTGCGCCGCATATTGTTATTGTTGGTGGTGGTGTTGGTGGTGTTTCCGCTGCTAAGTATCTTCGAATCTTAGATAAGAATGTCAAAATCACCATTATCGAACCGAATAAAGAATATGTTTTCTGTCCGGGTTCAAACGAAGTCTTGAATGACTTTGTTTCAATTGATGAGCTGACAATGACTTATGACGCTTTCAAAAAGCGTTATGCGGTCAATCTGATTGAAGATAAAGCGACGGATATCGATTACACAGGTAAACGAGTCAAAACGGCACAAAACGGTTATATCAAATATGACAAGTTAATCGTCTCTCCAGGCCCTTCTTATGACTGTGAGGCGGTTGAAGGTTATTCAAAAGAATTAGCAGATGGCGATTTTCCTCACGCTTGGAAGGCGGGGCCACAAACTCTAAAACTTCGTGAGCAAATTCACTCAATGAAGCAAGGTGGTGTGGTTGCGATTTCATCACCTCCTATGCCATATCGTTGCCCACCGGCACCTTATGAGCGTGCCAGTTTTATTGCCGAATGGTTGTCTCACCACAACCCGACAGCGAAAGTATTGATTCTGGATTCTAAAAACAGTTTCACTTTCCGTAAGCATTACATTGACTACTGGACCAAGCGTCGTGGCTTCGGAACCAAAGACGCCATGGTTGAATGGATTCCAATGGAACAAGGTGGAAAAGTTACTCAGCTTGATGTTGGAAACCACGCATTGGTGACCGCTGATGGTGAACGAATTAAAGCAGATGTCATCAACATTATTCCAAACCATTCAGCGGCTCAGTTCACGAAAGACACAGGCCTAACCCAAGGTCAAACATTTGTACCGATTGACCCAATTGACTATCGCTCAGTCGTTGATAAAGACGTTTATGTTGTCGGTGATACTACAGAGTCTAGCCCAATGGTTAAAACCGGCTATTTGGCATCTAACCATTCAAAGGCCGTTGCACAATCGATTGTCAACGAATTTGCAGGTAAACCGCCGGTTCAACCGCTATACACCAATAACTGTGTGGCACTAACGGGTGAAGACTACGGTATGACCATCACGGATACTTTCCGCGTTCAAAATGGAAAAATCGTTAAACAGTACGGTCATCAGTCGACTGAATTAGACAATGACGGACTTCACCATATTCGCGCTTCACTTGCTATGAACTGGCAACGTGCTTTCCGTCGCGATATGTTTGAATAA
- a CDS encoding c-type cytochrome: MKKSLMIGLLSASALVGMSQAQASGALMPPEDFANDPQIPGKMLGDNCSACHGTLGRFYDESMPPLAGIPRDVFIQLMQDFKNEVRPSIVMNHVAKVFTDDEIERMADYFAAQTDRPWKEENVLKGGQYE; encoded by the coding sequence ATGAAAAAATCATTAATGATCGGATTACTTTCTGCTTCCGCCCTAGTGGGAATGTCGCAGGCTCAAGCTTCGGGTGCCTTAATGCCACCAGAGGACTTTGCAAATGATCCACAAATCCCAGGTAAGATGTTAGGCGATAACTGCTCAGCTTGCCATGGAACACTCGGACGCTTTTACGATGAATCAATGCCACCTTTGGCGGGCATTCCACGTGATGTTTTTATCCAATTGATGCAAGACTTTAAAAATGAAGTCCGCCCATCGATTGTTATGAATCATGTTGCCAAAGTATTTACAGACGATGAAATTGAGCGCATGGCAGATTACTTTGCAGCTCAAACAGACCGTCCTTGGAAAGAAGAGAATGTGTTGAAAGGAGGCCAGTATGAGTAA